One genomic region from Mangifera indica cultivar Alphonso chromosome 17, CATAS_Mindica_2.1, whole genome shotgun sequence encodes:
- the LOC123199961 gene encoding disease resistance protein RPM1-like, with translation MAETAVKFVLDKLTPFFSNEVQMMNGVHEEVVYVRTELERMKVFLRSADCLEETDEEVKIWVKQIRDVAHDIEDVLDEFTLLLTHNHGDGFYGFLHKLSCCVKNTKARYRIAYEIQGINSRIKSIDEGQLRLRKKFRAAKQAGSSLANSWNDRRGDALLLDKTDLVAIDGPKEKVAELLVGGGLGRQVVSLAGMGGMGKTTLAKQVYEDRQVKKHFTIRAWITVSRSFKMEEVFKDMLKQLFQAVRKSVPKAVEAMSSDGLKKIIKEFLQQRRYLIVLDDVWHINDWDAVKYALPTNNCGSRVMLTTRKVDLAFTSRLESAGWVYNLQPIPPEESWILFCIKTFHGKACPPHLEGICRCILKKCEGLPLAIVAIGGVLAAKDRRRIDEWEMVHRSLGAEIDGNDKLQNLKKVLSLSLNDLPCHLKACFLYLSIFPENHLIEPMRLVRLWTAEGFVEAKEGKTVEEVAQEYLSELLNRSLMQVVGTTSDGRVKACRIHDFLREIIKTKSREHNISAIAKEHMNQNTLWPDKVRRLSVHNTLQNVQQNRFANASQLRSLFMFGMDEKPRLHALFPSGFKLLGVLDMRGTPVTKFPIEVMNLYYLKYLSLRDTKLKTIPRYIGKLQNLETLDLKHAYVTELPSEILNLKKLRHLMVYRYEYETFTAFKYGFKSIEKIGVLQSLQKLSFIEANHVGTLQELGKLTQLKRLGIIKLRKQDGKMLCSSIEHLTNLRALSITSTEESEIIDLQHLHHPPQLLQRIYLVGRLESFPHWITNVHSLVKVYLRWSRLKENPLVFLQDLPNLVHLELLQVYDGDMLCFMAGGFKKLKQLGLEKCEGLRFVEIQKGAMPCIEKLRIQWCKSLQKVPLGIEHLSQLKMVEFFDLPHKLLKTIRRDEGGEDYWRVAHIPKVNSTYWIDGRWEVYVRFHQDEQLKPINVEGLVMSYKITREISLGL, from the coding sequence ATGGCAGAAACTGCCGTGAAGTTTGTACTCGACAAGCTTACACCATTCTTCTCAAACGAAGTGCAAATGATGAACGGTGTTCATGAAGAAGTTGTTTATGTGAGAACAGAACTGGAGCGCATGAAGGTGTTCTTGAGAAGCGCCGATTGTTTAGAAGAAACCGACGAAGAAGTCAAAATTTGGGTGAAGCAAATCAGAGATGTAGCTCACGATATCGAAGATGTTTTAGACGAGTTCACTCTCCTTCTTACTCACAACCACGGCGATGGTTTCTACGGCTTTCTTCACAAGCTTTCGTGTTGTGTCAAGAACACGAAGGCCCGTTATCGAATAGCGTATGAAATCCAAGGCATCAACTCAAGAATCAAAAGTATTGACGAGGGACAGCTCAGACTCCGTAAAAAATTCCGAGCAGCCAAACAGGCTGGTTCGAGTTTGGCGAATTCATGGAATGACCGTCGTGGGGACGCTCTTCTTTTGGACAAGACTGACTTGGTTGCTATTGATGGGCCTAAAGAGAAAGTGGCTGAGTTGCTAGTGGGCGGTGGCTTAGGCCGTCAAGTGGTTTCTCTGGCGGGGATGGGAGGAATGGGAAAGACAACTCTAGCGAAACAAGTCTATGAAGATAGacaagttaagaaacacttcaCTATCCGTGCTTGGATCACTGTTTCCAGAAGCTTCAAGATGGAGGAGGTTTTTAAAGATATGCTTAAGCAGCTTTTTCAAGCAGTTAGGAAATCGGTTCCGAAGGCTGTGGAGGCGATGAGTAGTGATGggttgaagaaaataataaaggaGTTTCTTCAGCAAAGGAGGTATTTGATTGTTCTTGATGATGTGTGGCATATAAATGATTGGGATGCGGTGAAATATGCTTTGCCCACTAACAATTGTGGCAGCCGAGTGATGCTCACTACGCGTAAAGTTGATTTAGCCTTCACTTCTCGGTTGGAATCCGCAGGTTGGGTCTATAATTTGCAGCCAATTCCTCCTGAAGAGTCCTGGATTCTTTTTTGCATCAAAACCTTTCACGGAAAAGCTTGTCCTCCACACCTGGAGGGAATTTGTAGGTGTATTTTGAAGAAATGTGAAGGACTTCCTCTTGCGATAGTGGCGATTGGTGGGGTTTTGGCTGCGAAAGATAGACGAAGGATTGATGAATGGGAAATGGTTCATCGGAGTCTTGGTGCTGAGATTGATGGCAATGACAAACTCCAGAATTTGAAGAAAGTGCTTTCACTCAGCCTCAATGACTTGCCATGCCATTTGAAAGCATGTTTTCTTTACTTGAGCATCTTTCCGGAGAATCATTTAATCGAACCAATGAGACTGGTTCGGTTGTGGACGGCAGAAGGATTTGTTGAAGCGAAAGAAGGAAAGACAGTGGAAGAAGTTGCGCAGGAGTACCTCAGCGAGCTCTTGAACAGAAGCCTGATGCAAGTGGTTGGAACAACAAGCGATGGAAGAGTCAAGGCCTGTAGAATCCACGACTTTCTGAGGGAAATCATTAAAACAAAGTCCAGAGAGCACAACATTTCAGCCATAGCTAAAGAACACATGAATCAGAACACACTATGGCCAGATAAAGTTCGACGATTATCAGTTCACAATACACTACAAAATGTTCAGCAAAACAGGTTTGCCAACGCTTCTCAATTGCGTTCTCTGTTCATGTTTGGGATGGATGAAAAACCACGCTTGCACGCACTTTTTCCAAGTGGGTTCAAGCTTCTAGGCGTCCTGGACATGCGAGGCACACCAGTCACAAAATTTCCCATTGAAGTTATGAACCTGTATTATTTGAAGTACCTGAGCTTGAGGGACACCAAGTTGAAAACGATTCCAAGATACATAGGGAAGCTTCAGAACCTGGAGACCTTAGATCTTAAACATGCCTATGTCACTGAATTGCCATCAGAGATACTCAACCTCAAAAAGCTTCGTCATCTCATGGTTTACCGATATGAATATGAGACTTTTACTGCTTTTAAATATGGATTCAAAAGTATAGAGAAGATTGGTGTTCTTCAGTCTTTACAGAAACTCAGTTTTATCGAGGCAAACCATGTTGGGACGCTACAAGAGCTTGGCAAATTAACTCAACTTAAAAGACTCGGAATTATAAAGTTGAGAAAACAAGATGGGAAAATGTTGTGTTCGTCTATTGAACATCTGACAAACCTTCGCGCATTATCGATAACTTCAACAGAAGAAAGCGAGATTATTGATCTTCAGCACCTTCACCATCCACCTCAGCTCCTTCAAAGAATCTACTTAGTTGGACGGTTGGAGAGTTTTCCTCATTGGATAACTAATGTTCACAGCTTGGTGAAAGTTTATCTAAGATGGAGTAGATTGAAGGAGAATCCGCTGGTGTTTCTGCAAGATCTTCCAAATCTTGTTCATCTCGAACTGCTTCAAGTATACGATGGGGACATGCTCTGCTTCATGGCCGGTGGGTTCAAGAAGCTGAAGCAACTAGGTTTGGAAAAGTGTGAAGGGCTGAGATTTGTGGAAATACAAAAGGGAGCAATGCCGTGCATTGAAAAGCTTAGAATTCAGTGGTGTAAGTCGTTGCAGAAGGTGCCGCTGGGAATTGAGCATCTGAGCCAGTTGAAAATGGTAGAGTTTTTTGACTTGCCACATAAATTGCTGAAGACGATTCGTCGAGATGAAGGAGGTGAAGATTATTGGAGGGTTGCACACATTCCTAAAGTGAATTCAACCTATTGGATAGACGGGAGATGGGAAGTTTACGTAAGATTTCATCAAGATGAGCAATTAAAACCAATCAACGTAGAGGGTTTAGTTATGAGTTATAAAATAACGAGAGAAATTAGTTTAGGGTTATAG